The Streptomyces sp. NBC_01197 genome window below encodes:
- a CDS encoding Dyp-type peroxidase: protein MAESQSVITPPARSALFLVCTIAPGGESVVSDLLPDVAGLKRSVGFRAPDAELTCVVGIGSAAWDRLFDGPRPRDLHPFVPLAGSRHCAPSTPGDLIFHLRARRMDLCFELARLIGERLQGAVTVVDEVHGFKSFDDRDLLGFVDGSENPEGALAADSVFIGDEDHDFAGGSYLVVQKYLHDLAAWNALPTQEQEMVIGRTKLDNIELSDDVKSADSHVALNTVTDEGGNEQKIVRENMPFGRIGQSEFGTYFVGYARTPEVTEQMLRNMFLGDRPSVHDRILDFSTAVTGCLFHVPSADFLDNPPDPPAGATMTEGSLGIGSLKGV, encoded by the coding sequence GTGGCCGAGTCGCAGTCCGTGATCACCCCGCCGGCCAGATCCGCCTTGTTCCTTGTGTGCACCATCGCGCCCGGCGGCGAGTCCGTTGTAAGCGACCTGCTCCCCGATGTGGCCGGATTGAAGCGATCGGTTGGTTTCCGCGCTCCGGACGCCGAGCTCACCTGCGTCGTCGGCATCGGATCCGCCGCGTGGGACCGGCTCTTCGACGGGCCGCGCCCGCGCGATCTGCATCCCTTCGTCCCCTTGGCGGGGTCCCGCCACTGTGCTCCGTCAACGCCCGGCGATCTCATCTTCCATCTGCGGGCCCGCCGCATGGACCTCTGTTTTGAGCTGGCCCGGCTGATTGGCGAACGTCTCCAGGGGGCGGTCACCGTGGTGGACGAGGTGCATGGGTTCAAGTCCTTCGACGACCGTGACCTCCTCGGCTTCGTCGACGGCAGTGAGAACCCGGAGGGCGCGCTCGCGGCCGACTCGGTGTTCATCGGCGACGAGGACCACGATTTCGCGGGCGGCAGCTACCTCGTCGTGCAGAAATATTTGCACGATCTCGCGGCATGGAATGCGCTGCCCACGCAGGAGCAGGAAATGGTCATCGGCCGCACAAAGCTGGACAACATTGAATTGTCCGACGATGTCAAATCCGCAGACTCCCACGTCGCCCTCAACACTGTGACGGACGAGGGCGGAAACGAGCAGAAGATCGTGCGGGAGAACATGCCTTTCGGCCGCATCGGGCAAAGCGAGTTCGGCACCTACTTCGTCGGTTATGCGCGCACTCCAGAGGTAACCGAGCAGATGCTGCGCAATATGTTCCTAGGAGACCGGCCGAGCGTCCATGACCGGATCCTCGACTTCTCCACCGCAGTCACCGGCTGTCTCTTCCACGTCCCGAGCGCCGACTTCCTCGACAATCCGCCGGACCCGCCCGCGGGCGCCACGATGACCGAGGGTTCTCTCGGTATCGGCAGCCTCAAAGGAGTCTGA
- a CDS encoding peptidase M23, producing the protein MPYRRALIAAGAVTLTAGALLVAPSAQAADAQPASKTVYVYATSVHLREAPRTSATVLATVSHIHLTDWCQTNKNTTPVADPSGGTNTWWSKVTLTTGSDDAWVSNVFLQGGRKIAGVPDC; encoded by the coding sequence ATGCCGTACCGACGTGCACTGATAGCGGCGGGAGCCGTCACACTCACAGCGGGAGCGCTGCTCGTGGCGCCCAGCGCCCAGGCGGCCGACGCGCAGCCGGCGTCGAAGACGGTCTACGTCTACGCCACCAGCGTCCACCTGCGCGAGGCACCGCGTACCAGCGCGACCGTTCTCGCCACCGTCTCGCACATCCACCTCACCGACTGGTGCCAGACCAACAAGAACACCACGCCGGTGGCCGACCCCAGCGGCGGGACCAACACCTGGTGGAGCAAGGTCACGCTGACGACAGGCAGTGACGACGCCTGGGTCAGCAACGTATTCCTGCAGGGCGGGCGCAAGATCGCAGGCGTTCCCGACTGCTGA
- a CDS encoding helix-turn-helix domain-containing protein, which yields MTSRDMDLRACPMGTWEAADALPHPRLRPGVLAYRGFRLALNRPRLRLEAPISAATLVLAFEEHPITLTRSDRPDRPLRRMSVLSGLRTCATLAGHGGRLYGVEVSLAPWMAFALFDADQSDLAAESVDPLLLPGGRIAALTDALAEAPCWQHRFRMLDAALAAWADTGPRPAPQIVRAWTLLSRSGGTLPIPRLADDVGWGVRQLEHRFQQQIGQRPKAAARVLRMQRARRQLARGRSQGAVAAACGFYDQAHLCREFKAMTGLTPTAFMEGRASLPGGGPPVDRLPGETTSLVLAG from the coding sequence ATGACAAGCAGAGACATGGACCTCCGGGCCTGTCCGATGGGCACCTGGGAGGCCGCCGACGCGTTACCGCATCCCCGATTACGACCCGGGGTGCTCGCCTACCGGGGTTTCCGGCTGGCGCTGAACCGGCCGCGTCTGCGCCTGGAGGCGCCGATCAGCGCCGCGACCCTGGTTCTGGCCTTCGAGGAGCACCCGATCACGCTCACGCGCTCCGACCGTCCGGACCGCCCGCTCCGCCGCATGTCCGTCCTTTCGGGGCTGCGGACCTGCGCCACCCTGGCCGGGCACGGCGGACGGCTGTACGGGGTGGAGGTGAGCCTGGCCCCGTGGATGGCGTTCGCCCTCTTCGACGCGGACCAGAGCGATCTGGCCGCCGAATCCGTCGATCCGCTCCTGCTGCCGGGTGGCCGGATCGCCGCCCTCACGGACGCACTGGCCGAAGCGCCCTGCTGGCAGCACCGGTTCAGGATGCTCGACGCGGCCCTGGCGGCCTGGGCCGACACCGGACCGCGACCCGCCCCGCAGATCGTACGGGCCTGGACCCTGCTCAGCCGGTCCGGCGGAACCCTGCCCATCCCGCGCCTGGCGGACGATGTGGGCTGGGGGGTACGGCAGTTGGAACACCGCTTCCAGCAGCAGATCGGACAGCGTCCCAAGGCTGCGGCGCGGGTGCTGCGTATGCAGCGGGCCCGTCGGCAGCTCGCCCGCGGGCGGTCGCAGGGAGCGGTCGCCGCGGCGTGCGGCTTCTACGACCAGGCGCACCTGTGCCGCGAGTTCAAGGCCATGACCGGGCTGACCCCGACGGCGTTCATGGAAGGCCGCGCTTCTCTCCCGGGCGGCGGGCCGCCGGTGGACCGGCTGCCGGGGGAGACCACCAGCCTCGTTCTGGCCGGATAG
- a CDS encoding amidase: MQPFELSLTESARAIRARELSPIELTESVLARIGAFEGQLRAYVTVDADAALAAAARAELEISDSGPRGPLHGIPMGLKDLIDVAGLPTTASSEVRAGHVADRDSQVAARLNAAGAVLLGKTHTHEFAYGLTTPQTSNAWDHSRVAGGSSGGSAVAVAAGEATFALGTDTGGSVRVPAALNGVVGLKPTYGLVSRSGVTSLSWSLDHVGPITRTVRDAALVLSATAGHDPRDPASVSGPSADFTGDGDPKRSGDDLEGAGGDLKGLRVGVPRNHYFDRVSPEVEEAVRRAIERLAELGAELVDVEIPMARYVQAIQWGLMVPEATAYHAGSLRAAGDQYTPDVRILLEAGELTSAGDYLRAQRARTMMRDAWARMFDRIDVLAAPTVPMTAAKSGQDTVEWADGTTEAVSDSYVRLCAPANITGVPALTLPVGRDHAGLPIGMQLMARPFGDATVLRAGRVYEETATGMGRIAPQAA; the protein is encoded by the coding sequence ATGCAACCGTTTGAGCTGTCACTCACCGAGTCCGCCCGCGCGATACGAGCACGGGAACTTTCGCCGATCGAGCTCACCGAATCCGTACTGGCCCGCATCGGCGCGTTCGAAGGACAGCTCCGCGCCTACGTCACGGTCGATGCGGACGCCGCTCTGGCTGCGGCGGCCCGCGCCGAACTGGAGATCTCCGACAGCGGCCCGCGCGGCCCGCTGCACGGCATCCCCATGGGACTCAAGGACCTGATCGACGTCGCGGGCCTGCCCACCACGGCGAGCTCGGAGGTACGGGCAGGGCACGTCGCGGACCGCGACAGCCAGGTGGCCGCTCGCCTGAACGCCGCCGGAGCCGTACTCCTGGGCAAGACGCACACCCACGAATTCGCCTACGGCCTGACCACACCGCAGACCAGCAATGCCTGGGACCACAGCCGGGTCGCCGGAGGGTCGAGCGGCGGCTCGGCGGTGGCAGTCGCGGCCGGCGAGGCGACGTTCGCTCTGGGCACCGACACGGGAGGTTCGGTCCGGGTCCCGGCGGCACTGAATGGTGTGGTGGGCCTCAAGCCGACCTACGGCCTCGTCTCCCGTTCCGGTGTGACCTCGCTGTCCTGGTCCCTGGACCACGTCGGGCCCATCACCCGTACCGTGCGGGACGCGGCTCTGGTGCTGTCCGCGACAGCCGGACACGACCCGCGCGACCCGGCGAGTGTGTCCGGCCCGTCGGCGGACTTCACCGGTGACGGTGATCCGAAGAGGTCGGGCGATGACCTGGAGGGGGCAGGTGGTGATCTGAAGGGGCTGCGGGTCGGCGTACCCCGCAACCACTACTTCGACAGGGTTTCGCCCGAGGTCGAGGAGGCCGTACGCCGGGCGATCGAGCGGCTGGCGGAGCTCGGAGCGGAGCTCGTGGACGTGGAGATCCCGATGGCGCGCTACGTCCAGGCCATCCAGTGGGGCCTGATGGTCCCCGAAGCCACCGCCTACCACGCGGGGTCCTTGCGGGCCGCTGGCGATCAGTACACCCCGGACGTACGCATCCTGCTCGAGGCCGGCGAACTCACATCGGCGGGCGACTACCTTCGCGCCCAACGGGCCCGCACCATGATGCGAGACGCCTGGGCCCGCATGTTCGACCGGATCGACGTTCTCGCTGCGCCGACGGTGCCGATGACGGCCGCGAAGTCCGGCCAGGACACGGTCGAATGGGCCGACGGCACCACGGAAGCGGTGTCCGACAGCTATGTCCGTCTCTGCGCGCCGGCCAACATCACCGGCGTTCCGGCTCTCACCCTGCCGGTCGGCCGGGACCACGCCGGACTGCCCATCGGTATGCAGCTGATGGCGCGTCCCTTCGGGGACGCTACGGTGCTTCGCGCCGGGCGGGTGTACGAGGAGACGGCCACCGGCATGGGGCGGATCGCCCCGCAGGCGGCATGA
- a CDS encoding MGH1-like glycoside hydrolase domain-containing protein, which produces MNHFSRRQFAASSLIPLGAALLPAVPAHAQERASEAPRPGAGDPFRDGLSDVLDLHGLPGAAQPPEDNPLNVFADLGAWHAYGLPSAADHAYFGGFSGPLYVAEEYPWYLSRAFTRFGLVDERSARAVDLSGDRSPRLEARPGVLAQSYVTDGLRVTVELRYASNRTALVRATVENRGDRHRELRAHWTGALLRHTSEPVRSAPRLHATDDGVAVGFAEVRSFEDFLTTALTRFEVAHAVPVRTTVHGDEYRTTVHRPTRLAPGAAATFTWTESYTFTDAERRTDRPAVREALAHPERVAGGADRRWQLYLTRALDGVAPDRRRTAAKAVQTLVTNWRSPAGALRKDGITPSLTNMWFAGGFWAWDSWKEAVATAVFDPQLAVSTIESMFDYQIQPDSPDRPQDAGMVPDALFYNDIRQGGLNWNERNSKPPLAAWAVWQVYERGGGRAFLHRMYPKLRAYHAWWYRDRDHDQNGLAEYGATVDPANDSTEQRRLAAAWESGMDNAPRFDDTQVRTNTDRAGRTVGYSLAQQSVDLNCFLYAEKRFLARMATELGWPDDAKELNHGADALRDRIRTHTYDPATGYFYDCGPDGSGPRTAAGKGIEGAIPLWTGVASAREAAAARTALTDPAQFATHMPLPTVARNSPKFDPTGYWRGLVWLDQAYFAIRGLSGYGYDRDARAIGEQLLQHADGLLGDGPIRENYQPLTGAGENSANFSWSAAAVLEMLRDR; this is translated from the coding sequence ATGAATCATTTTTCGCGGAGGCAGTTCGCCGCTTCGTCGCTCATACCGCTGGGCGCCGCCCTGTTGCCGGCGGTGCCCGCCCATGCCCAGGAGAGAGCGTCCGAAGCGCCACGCCCCGGCGCCGGTGACCCGTTCCGGGACGGGCTCTCCGACGTACTCGACCTGCACGGCCTTCCCGGGGCGGCCCAGCCGCCGGAGGACAATCCACTCAATGTCTTCGCCGACCTCGGGGCCTGGCACGCCTACGGCCTGCCCTCAGCGGCGGACCACGCGTACTTCGGAGGCTTCAGCGGGCCCCTCTACGTGGCAGAGGAGTACCCCTGGTACCTGAGCCGGGCGTTCACCCGGTTCGGGCTCGTCGACGAGCGGTCGGCGCGGGCTGTCGACCTGTCCGGGGACCGGTCGCCCCGCCTGGAGGCCCGGCCCGGCGTCCTGGCACAGTCGTACGTCACCGACGGTCTGCGCGTGACGGTGGAGCTGCGGTACGCCAGCAACCGCACCGCCCTGGTCCGCGCGACGGTCGAGAACCGGGGAGACAGACACCGCGAGCTGCGCGCCCACTGGACGGGAGCTCTGCTGCGCCACACCAGCGAGCCGGTTCGCAGCGCGCCGCGACTGCACGCGACTGATGACGGCGTCGCGGTCGGGTTCGCCGAGGTCCGCTCGTTCGAGGACTTCCTGACCACAGCCCTGACCCGGTTCGAAGTGGCGCACGCCGTGCCCGTACGCACGACCGTCCACGGCGACGAGTACCGCACCACCGTGCACCGGCCGACGAGGCTGGCGCCGGGCGCGGCGGCCACGTTCACCTGGACCGAGTCGTACACGTTCACCGACGCCGAGCGGCGTACGGACCGGCCCGCCGTACGCGAGGCCCTGGCGCACCCGGAACGTGTCGCGGGCGGTGCGGACCGCCGCTGGCAGCTCTATCTGACCCGCGCGCTCGACGGAGTGGCCCCCGACCGCCGCCGGACCGCGGCCAAGGCGGTACAGACACTGGTGACCAACTGGCGCAGTCCGGCGGGTGCACTGCGTAAGGACGGAATCACTCCGTCCCTCACCAATATGTGGTTCGCCGGGGGCTTCTGGGCCTGGGACTCGTGGAAGGAAGCCGTCGCGACGGCCGTCTTCGATCCTCAACTGGCCGTCTCCACCATTGAGTCGATGTTCGACTACCAGATTCAGCCGGATTCCCCGGACCGTCCGCAGGACGCCGGGATGGTGCCGGACGCACTATTCTACAACGACATCCGCCAGGGTGGCCTGAACTGGAACGAACGCAACTCCAAGCCGCCGCTGGCCGCCTGGGCGGTGTGGCAGGTGTACGAGCGGGGCGGGGGCCGGGCGTTCCTGCACCGGATGTACCCGAAGCTCAGGGCGTACCACGCGTGGTGGTACCGCGACCGGGACCACGATCAGAACGGCCTGGCCGAGTACGGCGCCACGGTGGACCCGGCCAACGACAGCACCGAGCAGCGGAGACTGGCAGCCGCCTGGGAGAGCGGGATGGACAACGCTCCGAGGTTCGACGACACGCAGGTGCGTACCAACACCGACCGGGCGGGGCGCACCGTCGGCTACTCGCTGGCGCAGCAGTCGGTCGATCTCAACTGCTTCCTGTACGCGGAGAAACGCTTCCTCGCCCGGATGGCCACCGAGCTCGGCTGGCCGGACGATGCGAAGGAGCTGAACCACGGGGCGGATGCCTTGCGGGACCGGATCAGGACCCACACCTACGACCCCGCCACCGGATACTTCTACGACTGCGGGCCGGACGGCAGCGGACCGCGCACGGCGGCCGGCAAGGGCATCGAAGGAGCCATCCCGCTGTGGACCGGCGTCGCGTCCGCGCGCGAGGCCGCCGCTGCCCGCACGGCGCTCACCGACCCCGCGCAGTTCGCCACCCACATGCCCCTGCCGACGGTCGCACGCAACAGTCCGAAGTTCGACCCGACCGGATACTGGCGCGGTCTCGTCTGGCTGGACCAGGCGTATTTCGCCATCCGCGGTCTGTCCGGCTACGGCTACGACCGGGACGCCCGGGCCATCGGCGAACAGCTGCTCCAGCACGCGGACGGCCTGCTCGGCGACGGACCAATCCGCGAGAACTACCAGCCGCTGACCGGTGCGGGAGAGAACTCCGCGAACTTCTCCTGGTCGGCCGCGGCCGTTCTGGAGATGCTGCGCGACCGGTGA
- a CDS encoding PhzF family phenazine biosynthesis protein produces the protein MTDLEIVQVFVRPDGTGGSPLGVVCEGTAVPGTAERQETARRLGFSETVFVDDPARGEVDIYTPSVRLPFAGYPLIGTAWLLRRHGLSADVLRTVAGDVTTWTEGEFTWIRGRAEWVSGKRTQEYPSVAAVDALPAPPAGDGWLYAWAWADEAAGTIRARGFPRRGDAIAEDEATGAAAMVLAGELGRDLRISQGRGSEILARLSDGGWIEIGGRVAATEVRPLHR, from the coding sequence ATGACTGATCTGGAGATTGTGCAGGTGTTCGTACGTCCGGACGGCACCGGGGGCAGCCCGCTGGGCGTGGTGTGTGAGGGAACTGCCGTACCCGGTACGGCAGAACGCCAGGAGACCGCTCGGCGGCTCGGTTTCTCCGAGACTGTGTTCGTCGATGACCCGGCTCGGGGGGAGGTCGACATCTACACGCCCAGCGTTCGGCTGCCTTTCGCCGGCTACCCGCTGATCGGGACCGCGTGGCTGCTGCGGCGACACGGCCTGTCGGCCGATGTCCTGCGGACGGTGGCAGGCGACGTAACCACCTGGACCGAGGGCGAGTTCACGTGGATACGGGGTCGGGCGGAATGGGTGTCGGGCAAGCGCACACAGGAGTACCCGTCCGTCGCGGCTGTCGATGCCTTGCCGGCGCCGCCTGCGGGCGATGGCTGGTTGTACGCGTGGGCATGGGCGGACGAGGCCGCGGGCACGATCCGTGCACGTGGTTTTCCCCGGCGGGGCGACGCCATCGCCGAGGACGAGGCGACCGGCGCGGCAGCGATGGTGCTGGCGGGCGAGCTGGGGCGTGATCTACGGATCAGCCAGGGCCGGGGATCCGAAATCCTGGCCCGTCTTTCCGACGGGGGCTGGATCGAGATCGGCGGTCGCGTCGCGGCGACGGAGGTCCGCCCGCTGCACCGGTGA
- a CDS encoding family 1 encapsulin nanocompartment shell protein encodes MNNLHRELAPITAQAWAEIEDEARRTFQRNVGGRRVVDVTGPDDPALAAVGTGHLTAIEAPAAGVSARLRQVQPLVELRVPFTVTREAVDDVERGAQDSDWQPVKDAARSMAFIEDRAVFEGYAAAGIGGLRERTSNPVLSLPAEVREYPDTVSRALTTLRLAGVAGPYSLLLGADTYTEVSETSDHGYPIAAHLGRLLDAPPIWAPALNGAFLVSTRGGDFELRLSEDLSIGYSAHDTNEIELYFRQTLTFLVHTDEAVVALTS; translated from the coding sequence ATGAACAACCTGCACCGTGAACTCGCCCCGATCACCGCCCAGGCCTGGGCAGAAATCGAGGACGAGGCCCGCCGCACATTTCAGCGCAACGTCGGGGGCCGCCGCGTCGTGGACGTGACAGGACCCGACGATCCCGCGCTGGCTGCCGTGGGCACCGGCCATCTCACCGCCATCGAAGCTCCGGCGGCCGGTGTCAGCGCGCGGCTGCGTCAGGTGCAGCCCCTGGTCGAACTCCGCGTCCCCTTCACGGTCACCCGCGAAGCGGTGGACGACGTCGAGCGCGGAGCGCAGGACTCCGACTGGCAGCCCGTCAAGGACGCTGCGCGCTCCATGGCGTTCATTGAGGACCGGGCCGTCTTCGAGGGGTACGCGGCAGCGGGTATCGGCGGGCTGCGCGAGCGCACCTCCAACCCGGTCCTCAGCCTGCCGGCAGAGGTACGTGAGTACCCGGACACCGTCAGCCGGGCTCTGACGACGCTGCGCCTCGCCGGGGTCGCCGGTCCGTACTCACTGCTTCTGGGCGCCGACACGTACACCGAGGTGAGCGAGACGTCCGACCACGGGTACCCCATCGCGGCACATCTGGGCCGACTCCTGGACGCGCCGCCCATCTGGGCACCCGCACTCAACGGTGCCTTTCTTGTCTCCACCCGCGGTGGTGACTTCGAGCTGCGCCTCAGCGAGGACCTCTCGATCGGCTATTCCGCGCATGACACGAACGAGATCGAGCTGTACTTCCGGCAGACGCTGACCTTCCTCGTCCACACCGACGAGGCCGTAGTGGCACTCACATCCTGA
- a CDS encoding MBL fold metallo-hydrolase: MSTDPQPIAPTTPQAPAWSVGSHTVRRIDETALPAQTGPWLLPGATADVVARSPWLRPDFADEQGVLRLASHSFAVEADGLRILVDTGIGNGKQRANPAWHNLNSDYEARLTAAGFAPETVDVVILTHLHTDHVGWNTRSEDGGWVPTFPHARYLTSRAEWNYWAGTEMEESRQQMFRDSVYPVRDAGLFDLVDVADEGTDIAPGVRLLPSPGHTPGQVTVELSSRGETALISGDSIHHPVQMGHPELCSCVDIAPGLATRTRHQLLESLAGTSTLLLGSHFPPPTAGYVRREGTAYRLVPASHGAGTVSG; encoded by the coding sequence ATGTCCACGGATCCGCAGCCCATCGCCCCGACCACCCCGCAGGCGCCCGCATGGAGCGTTGGCAGCCACACCGTGCGACGTATCGACGAAACAGCGCTTCCCGCCCAGACCGGCCCGTGGCTGCTGCCAGGGGCGACTGCGGACGTTGTGGCCCGGTCACCGTGGCTGCGCCCCGACTTCGCCGACGAACAGGGCGTCCTCCGCCTGGCAAGCCACAGCTTCGCAGTCGAGGCGGACGGACTGCGGATACTGGTCGACACCGGTATCGGGAATGGCAAGCAGCGCGCGAACCCCGCCTGGCACAACCTGAACAGCGACTACGAAGCGCGGCTGACCGCGGCGGGCTTCGCACCGGAGACAGTGGACGTCGTCATCCTGACCCATCTCCACACCGACCACGTGGGCTGGAACACCCGCTCCGAAGACGGCGGTTGGGTGCCCACCTTCCCCCACGCGCGCTATCTCACGTCCCGCGCCGAATGGAACTACTGGGCCGGTACGGAGATGGAGGAGTCGCGGCAGCAGATGTTCCGGGACTCGGTGTACCCGGTCCGGGACGCGGGCCTGTTCGACCTCGTCGACGTCGCGGACGAGGGCACGGACATCGCGCCGGGCGTCCGCCTGCTTCCCAGCCCCGGCCATACACCGGGCCAGGTGACGGTGGAGCTGAGCAGCCGGGGTGAGACGGCGCTCATCAGCGGCGACAGCATCCACCACCCGGTCCAGATGGGGCACCCCGAGCTCTGCAGCTGCGTGGACATCGCACCCGGACTCGCCACCAGGACCCGCCATCAGCTGCTCGAATCGCTGGCAGGTACCTCGACCCTCCTGCTCGGCAGCCACTTCCCGCCGCCGACCGCCGGTTACGTACGGCGCGAGGGCACCGCGTACCGGCTGGTGCCGGCCTCACATGGGGCCGGGACTGTCAGCGGCTGA
- a CDS encoding toxin Doc yields MELHVDIRWLLERQAEALPKHPHIHDFSSLVAAVGRHRVNTPRVGATVDNSWRAAALMHAVIRLRPLPARNALFGVGLVVAYMDAAGEGIDAPYGALIDLARDIDNGRCDAYDAADRIRSWRI; encoded by the coding sequence GTGGAGCTCCATGTCGACATCCGCTGGCTTCTGGAACGCCAGGCGGAGGCCCTCCCCAAGCATCCGCACATCCACGACTTCTCCAGCCTGGTGGCCGCCGTCGGCCGGCACCGCGTCAACACCCCGAGGGTCGGCGCCACGGTCGACAACTCCTGGCGCGCCGCCGCTCTGATGCACGCCGTCATCCGGCTGCGTCCGCTGCCCGCCCGCAACGCGTTGTTCGGTGTGGGGCTGGTCGTCGCGTACATGGACGCCGCCGGTGAAGGCATCGACGCGCCCTACGGCGCGCTGATCGACCTCGCCCGCGACATCGACAACGGCCGCTGCGATGCGTACGACGCGGCAGACCGCATCCGGTCCTGGCGGATCTGA
- a CDS encoding ribbon-helix-helix protein, CopG family — MSKPVTIRVDDELHALLKERAEAEGTTVTALITRAAHDAVRDPRLEGAAEVFRAFVTDNADAFDSAFPEDSPSLLDASGRAA; from the coding sequence ATGTCGAAGCCAGTGACGATCCGGGTCGATGACGAGTTGCACGCGTTGCTCAAGGAACGGGCCGAAGCCGAGGGAACCACGGTGACCGCGCTCATCACCCGTGCCGCACACGACGCCGTACGCGACCCCCGCCTCGAAGGCGCCGCCGAAGTCTTCCGCGCGTTCGTCACCGACAACGCGGACGCGTTCGACAGCGCCTTCCCGGAGGACTCGCCGTCCTTGCTCGACGCGTCGGGGCGGGCCGCCTGA
- a CDS encoding peptidoglycan-binding domain-containing protein: MNRIRRTTVAVAAAALLSFTGAATAHSATAAPSGGMSPQAACAYYSGRALTVYGNHGSRVSQVQCLLANWGYLPWSGVDGDFGAKTLAAVKKFQGAHGLTVDGEVGAHTWAKLYA, translated from the coding sequence ATGAATCGAATCAGGCGCACCACGGTCGCTGTCGCGGCTGCGGCGCTGCTCTCGTTCACCGGTGCGGCCACCGCCCACAGCGCAACGGCCGCGCCCTCGGGCGGTATGTCACCGCAGGCGGCGTGTGCCTACTACAGCGGTAGGGCACTGACCGTGTACGGCAACCACGGATCGCGCGTCTCCCAGGTCCAGTGCCTGCTCGCCAACTGGGGCTATCTGCCGTGGAGCGGTGTGGACGGCGATTTCGGAGCGAAGACACTCGCTGCCGTCAAGAAGTTCCAGGGCGCGCACGGCCTCACCGTGGACGGCGAGGTGGGCGCCCACACCTGGGCGAAGCTCTACGCGTGA
- a CDS encoding TetR/AcrR family transcriptional regulator: protein MSPKPMARPGGRSARVQESVHAAVRELVGETGREALTVPMVAARAGVTPSTIYRRWGDLQELLSDVAVERLRPETEPADLGGLRADLDAWAEQFLDEMASPPGRAYIRDALLGDSDGTNAGQCSAYAAEQIDAVLNRATRRGEAVPDTERVIDRVVAPMMYRILFRPGRLDAEYARELVTNALDRS from the coding sequence ATGAGCCCCAAGCCCATGGCCCGCCCCGGCGGGCGCAGCGCCCGCGTGCAGGAGTCCGTCCACGCGGCGGTCCGTGAACTCGTCGGTGAGACGGGCCGCGAAGCGCTGACCGTCCCCATGGTGGCGGCCCGGGCCGGCGTGACACCGTCCACGATCTACCGTCGCTGGGGCGACCTGCAGGAACTCCTGTCCGACGTCGCAGTCGAACGGCTGCGCCCGGAGACCGAACCCGCGGACCTCGGCGGCCTGCGGGCCGATCTCGACGCGTGGGCGGAGCAGTTCCTGGACGAGATGGCCTCTCCGCCCGGACGCGCGTACATCAGGGACGCCCTTCTCGGCGATTCGGACGGCACCAACGCCGGTCAGTGCTCCGCCTATGCCGCGGAGCAGATCGACGCCGTACTGAACCGCGCGACGCGGCGCGGAGAGGCAGTACCCGACACGGAACGGGTGATCGACCGGGTCGTGGCGCCGATGATGTACCGCATCCTCTTCCGCCCCGGTCGACTGGACGCGGAGTACGCCCGCGAACTCGTGACGAACGCCCTCGACCGATCCTGA
- a CDS encoding nuclear transport factor 2 family protein, with the protein MATEALDPLDRLIAERECERLIIEFVRRLDLGDPGDVAELFTADGVWEWAEGDRRVQGREALRSYFGSRPADRLSRRICTNILVTLTSGSTATATTYFTTYRVDGHTDGMEPPRPPTQVGHYEDTFHKSDGRWLLCTRSTFLAFAGPTERLGPPAATS; encoded by the coding sequence ATGGCTACTGAAGCACTTGATCCGCTGGACCGCCTGATCGCCGAGCGAGAGTGCGAGCGGTTGATCATCGAGTTCGTCCGCCGGCTCGACCTGGGCGACCCGGGCGACGTGGCTGAGCTGTTCACGGCCGACGGGGTCTGGGAGTGGGCTGAGGGCGATCGCAGGGTGCAGGGCCGTGAAGCACTCCGCAGCTACTTCGGCTCCCGGCCCGCCGACCGGCTTTCGCGGCGCATCTGTACGAACATCCTGGTGACCCTGACATCCGGTTCGACAGCTACAGCGACCACGTACTTCACGACGTACCGCGTCGACGGCCACACCGACGGCATGGAACCCCCACGGCCACCCACGCAGGTGGGGCATTACGAGGACACGTTCCACAAGTCCGACGGCCGGTGGCTTCTGTGTACTCGCTCCACGTTTCTGGCTTTCGCCGGACCGACCGAACGCCTCGGGCCGCCGGCCGCCACGTCCTGA